From a single Oreochromis niloticus isolate F11D_XX linkage group LG3, O_niloticus_UMD_NMBU, whole genome shotgun sequence genomic region:
- the LOC109199423 gene encoding uncharacterized protein LOC109199423 isoform X2, giving the protein MSAVTASLCSTLLFVGLVVVDSTVVINIPAVSGQSAILSCRTQNKSVIVVEWSRPDLKNKHVLFYRDEQFDTDSQHPSFKQRVALKDRQMKDGDVSLILKNVTINDTGTYQCRVFIRGTNRRKRAILDTEPICIIKLSVSNPSGPPGGRERFRHIGLIAALSLFNSSLLLLGVTFFIHRRRKQQQTHGSQKPPGVSDSPAADISVETERIYTT; this is encoded by the exons ATGTCTGCTGTAACGGCGTCGCTCTGCTCCACTTTGCTGTTTGTCGGCCTCGTTGTTGTTGACTCTACAG TTGTGATAAACATCCCAGCTGTATCTGGACAAAGTGCCATTCTGTCGTGTCGAACTCAAAACAAATCCGTCATAGTGGTGGAGTGGAGCAGACCTGACCTCAAGAATAAGCATGTCCTTTTTTACCGGGATGAGCAGTTTGACACAGACagccagcatccatcttttaagcaGCGGGTGGCTCtgaaggacagacagatgaaggatggagacgtgtctctgattctgaagaatgtgacgattaatgacacCGGAACATACCAGTGTCGTGTTTTCATTAGAGGGACAAACCGCAGGAAGAGAGCCATTTTGGACACTGAGCCCATCTGCATCATCAAACTGAGTGTCTCTAACCCTTCAG gacCACCAGGAGGACGAGAGAGGTTTAGACATATTGGACTGATCGCTGCCCTTTCACTTTTCAATTCGTCACTGCTTCTTCTTGGAGTTACTTTTTTCATCCACAGAAGACGAAAACAACAACAGACTCACGGCTCACAGAAGCCTCCTGGTGTGAGTGattctcctgctgctgatatTAGTGTAGAAACAGAGAGGATCTACACTACATAG
- the LOC109199423 gene encoding sodium channel subunit beta-3-like isoform X1 has protein sequence MSAVTASLCSTLLFVGLVVVDSTVVINIPAVSGQSAILSCRTQNKSVIVVEWSRPDLKNKHVLFYRDEQFDTDSQHPSFKQRVALKDRQMKDGDVSLILKNVTINDTGTYQCRVFIRGTNRRKRAILDTEPICIIKLSVSNPSGESLEFSVSVITHLTADTHACFSPAGPPGGRERFRHIGLIAALSLFNSSLLLLGVTFFIHRRRKQQQTHGSQKPPGVSDSPAADISVETERIYTT, from the exons ATGTCTGCTGTAACGGCGTCGCTCTGCTCCACTTTGCTGTTTGTCGGCCTCGTTGTTGTTGACTCTACAG TTGTGATAAACATCCCAGCTGTATCTGGACAAAGTGCCATTCTGTCGTGTCGAACTCAAAACAAATCCGTCATAGTGGTGGAGTGGAGCAGACCTGACCTCAAGAATAAGCATGTCCTTTTTTACCGGGATGAGCAGTTTGACACAGACagccagcatccatcttttaagcaGCGGGTGGCTCtgaaggacagacagatgaaggatggagacgtgtctctgattctgaagaatgtgacgattaatgacacCGGAACATACCAGTGTCGTGTTTTCATTAGAGGGACAAACCGCAGGAAGAGAGCCATTTTGGACACTGAGCCCATCTGCATCATCAAACTGAGTGTCTCTAACCCTTCAGGTGAGTCATTAGAGTTCAGTGTGTCTGTGATCACccacctgacagctgacactcacgcctgtttctcacctgcaggacCACCAGGAGGACGAGAGAGGTTTAGACATATTGGACTGATCGCTGCCCTTTCACTTTTCAATTCGTCACTGCTTCTTCTTGGAGTTACTTTTTTCATCCACAGAAGACGAAAACAACAACAGACTCACGGCTCACAGAAGCCTCCTGGTGTGAGTGattctcctgctgctgatatTAGTGTAGAAACAGAGAGGATCTACACTACATAG